From one Gemmatimonadaceae bacterium genomic stretch:
- a CDS encoding alpha/beta hydrolase translates to MPSRVRSLATLALLLAPAALTAQARRAAAPKEYVIVHGAWGGGWDWKAVDSALTARGHHVHRVTLTGLGERVHLASPQVGLQTHISDVVNTIRFENLRDVILVGHSYGGMVITGAADQAADRVRRVVYVDAFLPDSGESLAMLAQAEFNQMVASSARDGMIVPGWVPADAPAPKDVPHPLKTLSDTLVLTNPAARRIPGHYILTIDKGATTDSFSPSAARAAARAFRVDTLVTDHTPERSAIPALVRLLLAAR, encoded by the coding sequence ATGCCATCCCGCGTCCGCAGCCTCGCCACGCTCGCCCTGCTCCTCGCCCCCGCCGCGCTCACCGCGCAGGCGCGCCGCGCCGCGGCGCCGAAGGAGTACGTCATCGTCCACGGCGCCTGGGGCGGCGGGTGGGACTGGAAGGCCGTGGACTCGGCCCTCACCGCGCGCGGGCACCACGTGCACCGCGTCACGCTCACCGGGCTCGGCGAGCGGGTCCACCTGGCCTCGCCGCAGGTCGGTCTGCAGACCCACATCAGCGACGTCGTCAACACCATCCGCTTCGAGAACCTGCGCGACGTGATCCTGGTCGGGCACAGCTACGGCGGCATGGTGATCACCGGGGCCGCCGACCAGGCCGCGGATCGCGTCCGTCGCGTGGTCTACGTCGACGCCTTCCTCCCCGACTCGGGTGAGAGCCTGGCGATGCTGGCGCAGGCCGAGTTCAACCAGATGGTGGCGTCGAGCGCCCGCGACGGGATGATCGTGCCGGGCTGGGTGCCGGCCGACGCGCCGGCACCGAAGGATGTGCCACACCCGCTCAAGACGCTGAGCGACACCCTCGTGCTCACCAACCCCGCGGCGCGCCGCATCCCGGGCCACTACATCCTGACGATCGACAAGGGCGCGACCACCGACTCCTTCTCACCCTCCGCCGCACGCGCGGCGGCGCGGGCGTTCCGGGTGGACACGCTGGTCACGGATCACACGCCGGAACGCTCGGCCATCCCGGCGCTGGTCCGGCTGCTGCTCGCGGCGCGCTGA
- a CDS encoding glycoside hydrolase family 97 protein, whose product MPLTASLRAARRIAAVAGISGLMPAAALSQVSLQLASPDGRNVVTVAVGGGALTYAIARDGVPVITPSRLGFEFRGAPALRDSLRITDTTRAEHDATWTQPWGEVARVRDHHRELRVQVSESGPPGRRFAVVFRAFDDGVGFRYELPEQPALRDFEISEELTEFTFADNAHTWWIPANRKAMDRYEFLYNNSPLSMIDSVHTPLVLETHRGLHIAIHEAALVDYATMDLARVGERTLRPWLQPWADGVKVRGRTPFVTPWRTIQLADRVAGLVPSVIGLNLNEPSRIADTHWITPMKYVGIWWGMHAGLYTWPEGPTHGATTANAKRYIDFAAANGLGGVLVEGWNQGWNGDWIGNANFSFTQPFPDYDLAGVAAYAKAKGVMLIMHNETAMGIENYERQLDSAFALYRALGIRDVKTGYVNDLTPEGHSHTGQYMVRHYRKVAEVAARYGLTVNAHEPIKDTGERRTWPNVVSREGARGGEYNAGGPDGGNIPEHESVLFFTRLLGGPMDYTPGIFDILLQRPTGRPRTADQPRVRTTLAKQLALYVVLYSPVQMAADVIENYADQPAFRFIRDVPVDWDTTRVIDGKIGDFVVVARKARGTADWYLGAISDEHARTFDVALTFLTPGRRYVAEIYADGPQADWLTNPLPVTISSRPVNAASRLRVVLAPGGGQAVRLRAVN is encoded by the coding sequence GTGCCCCTCACCGCCTCGCTGCGCGCCGCGCGCCGCATCGCCGCCGTCGCTGGAATCAGCGGCCTCATGCCAGCCGCCGCGCTGTCGCAGGTGTCCCTCCAGCTCGCGTCGCCGGACGGCCGCAATGTCGTCACCGTCGCGGTCGGCGGTGGTGCGCTGACCTACGCCATCGCGCGCGACGGCGTGCCGGTGATCACGCCGTCGCGGCTCGGCTTCGAGTTTCGCGGCGCACCGGCGTTGCGCGACAGCCTGCGCATCACCGACACCACGCGTGCCGAGCACGACGCGACCTGGACGCAGCCGTGGGGCGAGGTGGCGCGGGTGCGCGACCATCATCGCGAGCTGCGGGTGCAGGTGTCCGAGTCCGGGCCGCCCGGGCGCCGCTTCGCGGTGGTGTTCCGCGCCTTCGACGACGGCGTCGGCTTCCGCTACGAGCTGCCGGAGCAGCCGGCGCTGCGCGACTTCGAGATCAGCGAGGAGCTGACCGAGTTCACCTTCGCCGACAACGCGCACACCTGGTGGATCCCGGCCAACCGGAAGGCGATGGACCGCTACGAGTTCCTCTACAACAACTCGCCGCTGAGCATGATCGACTCGGTGCACACGCCGCTGGTGCTGGAGACACACCGCGGGTTGCACATCGCCATCCACGAGGCGGCGCTGGTGGACTACGCGACGATGGACCTCGCGCGGGTGGGTGAGCGCACGCTGCGCCCGTGGCTGCAGCCGTGGGCCGACGGGGTGAAGGTGCGCGGGCGCACGCCATTCGTGACGCCGTGGCGCACGATCCAGCTCGCGGACAGGGTGGCCGGCCTGGTGCCGTCGGTGATCGGCCTGAACCTGAACGAGCCCAGCCGCATCGCAGACACGCACTGGATCACGCCGATGAAGTACGTCGGCATCTGGTGGGGGATGCACGCGGGGCTCTACACCTGGCCCGAGGGACCGACCCATGGGGCCACGACGGCGAATGCGAAGCGGTACATCGACTTCGCGGCGGCCAACGGCCTCGGTGGCGTGCTGGTGGAGGGGTGGAACCAGGGGTGGAACGGCGACTGGATCGGCAACGCGAACTTCTCGTTCACGCAGCCCTTTCCCGACTATGACCTGGCCGGCGTGGCGGCGTATGCGAAGGCGAAGGGGGTGATGCTGATCATGCACAACGAGACGGCGATGGGCATCGAGAACTACGAGCGCCAGCTCGACAGCGCCTTCGCCCTCTACCGCGCCCTGGGCATCCGTGACGTCAAGACGGGGTACGTGAACGACCTGACGCCCGAGGGCCATTCGCACACGGGCCAGTACATGGTGCGCCACTACCGGAAGGTGGCCGAGGTGGCGGCGCGGTACGGACTGACGGTGAACGCGCATGAGCCGATCAAGGACACCGGCGAGCGCCGGACCTGGCCGAACGTCGTGAGCCGCGAGGGGGCGCGCGGCGGTGAGTACAACGCCGGCGGCCCCGATGGCGGCAACATCCCCGAGCACGAGTCGGTGCTGTTCTTCACGCGGCTCCTCGGCGGTCCGATGGACTACACGCCCGGCATCTTCGACATCCTGCTGCAGCGTCCCACCGGCAGGCCGCGCACCGCCGACCAGCCGCGCGTGCGCACCACGCTCGCCAAGCAGCTCGCGCTGTACGTGGTGTTGTACTCGCCGGTGCAGATGGCGGCCGACGTGATCGAGAACTACGCCGACCAGCCCGCCTTCCGCTTCATCCGCGACGTGCCGGTGGACTGGGACACGACGCGCGTGATCGACGGGAAGATCGGCGACTTCGTGGTCGTCGCTCGCAAGGCGCGCGGCACGGCGGACTGGTACCTCGGCGCGATCAGCGACGAGCACGCACGCACCTTCGACGTGGCGCTGACGTTCCTCACGCCGGGCAGGCGCTACGTCGCCGAGATCTACGCCGACGGGCCGCAGGCGGACTGGCTCACCAACCCGCTGCCGGTGACCATCTCCTCGCGTCCCGTCAATGCTGCCTCACGCCTGCGCGTCGTGCTGGCGCCTGGTGGCGGGCAGGCAGTCCGTCTTCGTGCCGTGAACTGA
- a CDS encoding CocE/NonD family hydrolase — protein sequence MRPSRWFAIVTLIVALPLGAQDAPPRFDPAQYTRRVEDIRMRDGVTLHTEMLVPAGATMPLPILFRRTPYGVADATPQMLMAGMKELAEEGYIFVMQDIRGRYRSQGGFVMQRPLRAAGSTDIDESTDAWDTIDWLVKHVPNNNGRVGMFGVSYDGWTAAMAMLDPHPALRAVSEQASPADMFLGDDFHHNGAFRLSYGFEYAYLTEATKENSEYRFTPADTYEWYLKVGPLRNIQANILRDTVLPTWRDFAQHPNYDAFWKRQSMHRSLTRVTVPTLHVAGWWDQEDFYGPVTIYRTLEQRDSLSRNTLVVGPWIHGSWSRGTGQALDSIDFGTPTATYFRQEIQAPFFAWWLKDHGKSPVKEALVFESGSNTWKAYDAWPAPGATTRSLYFQPGGRLTFTPPTARGNAADRFVSDPADPVPYRRRPIEATYASTGSRWYTWLLQDQRFIADRKDVLHWTTAPLTEDVVLAGDITARLFVSTTGQDADWVVKLIDVYPDTPATPAKVRGYELMVANDVFRSRFRESFEEPKPLVPNTVTPITVDLHTQAYRFLRGHRIMVQVQSSWFPIIDRNPQTWVPNIFEATEADFRAQTHAVHRSAAAPSRIEIQTVRP from the coding sequence ATGCGCCCCAGCCGCTGGTTCGCGATCGTCACGCTCATCGTCGCGCTGCCCCTCGGCGCGCAGGACGCCCCGCCACGCTTCGACCCCGCGCAGTACACGCGCCGCGTCGAGGACATCCGGATGCGCGACGGCGTGACACTGCACACGGAGATGCTGGTCCCCGCCGGCGCCACCATGCCGCTGCCCATCCTCTTCCGGCGCACCCCCTACGGCGTCGCCGACGCCACGCCGCAGATGCTGATGGCCGGCATGAAGGAACTGGCCGAGGAGGGGTACATCTTCGTGATGCAGGACATCCGCGGGCGGTACCGGTCGCAGGGCGGCTTCGTGATGCAACGCCCGCTGCGCGCCGCCGGGAGCACGGACATCGACGAGAGCACTGACGCCTGGGACACCATCGACTGGCTGGTGAAGCACGTCCCGAACAACAACGGCCGGGTGGGCATGTTCGGGGTCTCGTACGACGGCTGGACCGCAGCGATGGCCATGCTCGACCCGCACCCGGCACTGCGGGCCGTCAGCGAGCAGGCGTCACCGGCCGACATGTTCCTCGGCGACGACTTCCACCACAACGGCGCGTTCCGGCTCAGCTACGGCTTCGAGTACGCGTACCTCACCGAGGCGACCAAGGAGAACAGCGAGTACCGGTTCACCCCCGCCGACACGTACGAGTGGTACCTGAAGGTCGGTCCGCTGCGGAACATCCAGGCCAACATCCTGCGGGACACGGTGCTCCCCACCTGGCGCGACTTCGCGCAGCACCCGAACTACGACGCGTTCTGGAAGCGGCAGTCGATGCACCGCTCGCTCACGCGCGTCACCGTCCCCACGCTGCACGTGGCCGGCTGGTGGGACCAGGAGGACTTCTACGGCCCGGTCACGATCTACCGCACGCTCGAGCAGCGGGACTCGCTGAGCCGGAACACGCTGGTGGTGGGCCCGTGGATCCACGGCTCGTGGAGTCGCGGCACCGGGCAGGCGCTGGACTCGATCGACTTCGGCACGCCCACCGCGACGTACTTCCGGCAGGAGATCCAGGCCCCGTTCTTCGCCTGGTGGCTGAAGGACCACGGCAAGTCGCCGGTGAAGGAGGCGCTGGTGTTCGAGTCGGGGAGCAACACCTGGAAGGCATACGATGCGTGGCCCGCCCCCGGTGCGACCACCCGCTCGCTCTACTTCCAGCCCGGCGGCCGCCTGACGTTCACGCCGCCCACCGCACGCGGCAACGCCGCCGACCGTTTCGTGAGTGATCCCGCCGACCCCGTGCCGTACCGACGCCGCCCGATCGAGGCGACCTACGCGTCCACCGGGTCCCGGTGGTACACGTGGCTGCTGCAGGACCAGCGCTTCATCGCGGACCGCAAGGACGTGCTGCACTGGACCACCGCCCCGCTCACCGAGGACGTGGTGCTGGCGGGCGACATCACCGCGAGGCTGTTCGTGAGCACCACCGGCCAGGATGCCGACTGGGTCGTGAAGCTGATCGACGTCTACCCCGACACGCCAGCCACTCCCGCGAAGGTGCGCGGCTACGAGCTGATGGTCGCCAACGACGTCTTCCGCAGCCGCTTCCGCGAGAGCTTCGAGGAGCCGAAGCCGCTGGTGCCCAACACCGTGACGCCGATCACCGTGGACCTGCACACGCAGGCCTACCGCTTCCTCAGGGGCCACCGGATCATGGTGCAGGTGCAGAGCAGCTGGTTCCCCATCATCGACCGCAACCCGCAGACCTGGGTGCCGAACATCTTCGAGGCCACCGAGGCCGATTTCCGCGCGCAGACGCACGCCGTCCACCGCTCTGCCGCCGCGCCGTCGCGCATCGAGATTCAGACGGTCAGGCCATAG